One segment of Pseudophryne corroboree isolate aPseCor3 chromosome 10, aPseCor3.hap2, whole genome shotgun sequence DNA contains the following:
- the LOC134965236 gene encoding uncharacterized protein LOC134965236, producing MIRQAGLTIRPDKCHGMAEVQYLGHRVGGGSIRPEPAKVEAIVNWPQPANQKQVRAFLGVAGCYRKFIPHYSTMTKALTDLTKKKYARKIKWTVECEQAFSILKDMVTLAPALAALDYNKKFIVQTDTSRCEQCCARWEKMVGNTQLCIYLLS from the coding sequence ATGATCAGACAGGCCGGGCTCACCATACGCCCAGATAAATGTCATGGGATGGCTGAGGTTCAGTACCTAGGACATCGGGTTGGAGGGGGCTCTATTAGACCAGAACCGGCAAAGGTGGAGGCTATTGTTAACTGGCCCCAACCTGCCAACCAAAAGCAAGTGCGAGCCTTCCTTGGAGTTGCTGGCTGTTACAGAAAATTCATACCACATTACAGCACCATGACCAAGGCTCTAACGGACTTGACCAAAAAGAAATATGCTCGGAAGATCAAATGGACTGTTGAGTGTGAGCAAGCCTTCAGCATCTTAAAAGACATGGTGACTCTAGCCCCAGCGCTGGCTGCCCTTGACTACAATAAAAAGTTTATTGTGCAGACAGACACTTCGAGGTGTGAACAGTGTTGTgccaggtgggagaagatggtagggaacaCCCAATTGTGTATCTATCTCTTAAGCTAG